One part of the Arabidopsis thaliana chromosome 1 sequence genome encodes these proteins:
- a CDS encoding Nucleotide excision repair, TFIIH, subunit TTDA yields the protein MVNAIKGVFVSCDIPMTQFIVNMNNSMPPSQKFIIHVLDSTHLFVQPHVEQMIRSAISDFRDQNSYEKPTS from the exons ATGGTTAATGCAATCAAAGGAGTGTTCGTCTCTTG cGATATTCCGATGACACAATTCATAGTGAACATGAACAATTCGATGCCTCCGTCTCAGAAATTCATAATTCATGTACTTGATAGTACTCACTTGTTCGTGCAACCACATGTAGAGCAGATGATCCGCAGCGCCATTTCTGATTTTAGAGATCAAAACTCTTACGAGAAGCCCACTTCTTAG
- a CDS encoding Nucleotide excision repair, TFIIH, subunit TTDA, producing MNTIESFIVSLYLLFVCSDIPMTQFIVNMNNSMPPSQKFIIHVLDSTHLFVQPHVEQMIRSAISDFRDQNSYEKPTS from the coding sequence ATGAACACAATTGAATCattcattgtttctttgtatcttttgtttgtttgcagcGATATTCCGATGACACAATTCATAGTGAACATGAACAATTCGATGCCTCCGTCTCAGAAATTCATAATTCATGTACTTGATAGTACTCACTTGTTCGTGCAACCACATGTAGAGCAGATGATCCGCAGCGCCATTTCTGATTTTAGAGATCAAAACTCTTACGAGAAGCCCACTTCTTAG
- the CLP2 gene encoding CLP protease proteolytic subunit 2 (CLP protease proteolytic subunit 2 (CLP2); FUNCTIONS IN: serine-type endopeptidase activity; INVOLVED IN: chloroplast organization; LOCATED IN: in 6 components; EXPRESSED IN: 23 plant structures; EXPRESSED DURING: 13 growth stages; CONTAINS InterPro DOMAIN/s: Peptidase S14, ClpP (InterPro:IPR001907); BEST Arabidopsis thaliana protein match is: plastid-encoded CLP P (TAIR:ATCG00670.1); Has 13082 Blast hits to 13064 proteins in 2999 species: Archae - 2; Bacteria - 8275; Metazoa - 145; Fungi - 81; Plants - 1076; Viruses - 67; Other Eukaryotes - 3436 (source: NCBI BLink).), whose amino-acid sequence MAVSFNTTLHQPSLSPSCSIKLYSGLKPQSASFLASGYQNLNKEFYGRVYKSLQSGTGKASRSRVKMMPIGTPRVPYRNREEGTWQWVDIWNALYRERVIFIGQNIDEEFSNQILATMLYLDTLDDSRRIYMYLNGPGGDLTPSLAIYDTMKSLKSPVGTHCVGLAYNLAGFLLAAGEKGHRFAMPLSRIALQSPAGAARGQADDIQNEAKELSRIRDYLFNELAKNTGQPAERVFKDLSRVKRFNAEEAIEYGLIDKIVRPPRIKEDAPRQDESAGLG is encoded by the exons ATGGCGGTCTCGTTTAATACAACGCTTCACCAGCCTTCTCTGAGTCCGAG CTGTAGCATCAAGCTTTATTCTGGGTTAAAGCCTCAATCTGcaa GCTTTTTGGCAAGTGGGTATCAGAATTTGAACAAGGAGTTCTATGGAAGAGTTTATAAGAGTCTGCAATCTGG GACTGGGAAAGCGAGCAGGTCACGGGTAAAGATGATGCCAATAGGAACACCGAGAGTACCCTACAGAAACCGAGAAGAAGGGACTTGGCAATGGGTTGATATATGGAATGCCCTT TATCGAGAGCGTGTAATCTTCATTGGACAAAACATTGATGAAGAGTTTAGCAACCAGATATTAGCAACCATGTTGTACCTTGATACTCTTGATGACTCGAGGAGGATTTATATGTACCTAAATGGTCCGGGTGGTGAT CTTACTCCAAGTCTAGCCATCTATGATACAATGAAGAGCTTGAAAAGTCCGGTTGGGACACATTGCGTTGGGCTTGCTTACAACCTTGCAGGTTTTCTTCTTGCGGCTGGAGAAAAG GGTCACCGATTTGCGATGCCATTATCAAGAATCGCCCTCCAGTCACCAGCTGGTGCAGCCCGTGGTCAG GCTGATGATATCCAAAATGAAGCAAAAGAGCTTTCAAGGATAAGAGACTACCTCTTCAATGAACTAGCCAAGAATACAGGCCAGCCTGCGGAAAGg GTCTTCAAAGACTTGAGCCGGGTGAAAAGGTTCAATGCAGAGGAAGCAATCGAGTATGGACTTATTGATAAGATTGTTAGACCACCGCGCATCAAAGAAGACGCTCCTCGCCAAGACGAAAGCGCAGGGCTAGGCtag
- a CDS encoding uncharacterized protein (unknown protein; Has 30201 Blast hits to 17322 proteins in 780 species: Archae - 12; Bacteria - 1396; Metazoa - 17338; Fungi - 3422; Plants - 5037; Viruses - 0; Other Eukaryotes - 2996 (source: NCBI BLink).) — MRKRNIIQEGSGKQYNLAVNSFSFLQIQAVAGISPVQHQLTPLILRTSFLGYT; from the coding sequence atgagaaagagaaacatcATCCAGGAAGGAAGTGGAAAGCAGTACAATCTTGCAGTAAATTCGTTTTCGTTCTTACAGATTCAAGCAGTAGCAGGTATAAGCCCAGTCCAGCACCAACTAACGCCTCTGATTCTTAGGACCTCTTTTTTAGGCTATACATAG